GGTTGAAACTGGCCTCTTTCCAGCTGATTGCTGACTGTGTCACATTCTGTGGAACCCTGCATCACTGGCTGCCAGAATCACTTCTTGCGTCACTGGTTGCCACATAACCCTAAAGCATAAAACGTAAAACACCCACACTTAACAGTTCCTTTAATCCAATTCTGCTCCTTTCTTCTGTGATTGTGGCCAAAAGATTCCAGTTTTACTTCACAACAGTTCACAATGCTTCTTTCCAAAATGACTCTGGCTTACTTGTGATAAGGTTACACATTCCTTGTGTTCCTTCTGATGACTTTTTCATGCAAATCTGTAGATCAATCAGTAGATAAAATCCACCTTCCAACTTCAGTGGAAATATAAACCTAAAATAATCTGATCTCAATGTACAAAGGACACAACATGCTCAGTGTTAcaaatttgcatttaaatttaaatttgaatGGTTACCAGAAAATAGTGCAGAATCTTGaatattttcttttacattttcataactgttctttgttttcattttttcaaaactctaaaactttctgttgtttatttccaggtttaaaaaaacagactttCAGTGCAGattcagacttttggaccttATATATAGACCTTATACTATAGACTTTTGGACCTTATAGTATATAATATGGTATACATAAATGATGTATAGTGTTCGTCTAAGTCTCTGACTTATCCATTAATTGAGAAAAAAACTTAACAACTGTATtataaacacagcaaatgtCCATCATTTTAGTTTAAGGCCACTTATTTCAATACAAAAAACATCTTTCACTTTGTAATATTCTCATGTCATCTTGTATTACTGGCATAACATGTTTAGGAATATTCAAGTAttcatttataaatatgtttttcaaacttaaatatggcagtTCTTGGCAAATTTTAGTGTACACTTTCTATTTTTTCTGAGCTTAGCACATACCATATTAAATGAGACAAAGCCTTTGCATAGACCATATTTTATTCCTCCTCAATATGTTGAATTCTGtaaataattgtgcattaaaatgtatggatatgttcactttttttcacttaaaaaatcaacaaaatatgtaatttgaccagtggAGCTAGAGTCAAGGATATCAACTGTCTTTAACTCGAGTTTGTGGTGCTGTCTGCATATCTTGTAACACACTCCTTCATCAAAGCGTATGGAAGTTTCTTCACACAGCTTTTGGAAATTTCCTAGAAGAAAGTGTCTTCTTGAAAGAGTGACTGCCTTTAGGGTTTCAGCATGAGTAAATGAATGATGGTTGATGATAAGTCAGGAAGGGAGCATATGCCTGCAAGTCTGCACTTGAAACAGAAGGCATAATATCTTTGGATGGTTTGATGGGCAGGGCCATTGTGGTGCAGGGGTGTGTGTGGAGGCTGGCTGTGAGAGCCGGCTGAGGCGTTGGCCTCAGTCTTGCAGTGTATATAGAGCATGGAAGGGCATCACTCTGCACATTCCTCTCTGTAGCTCTCACTAACGGTCAGGAGaagagcttcagctcagctgaaaGATGGGCAAGCAGAAGATTTTCCTGGATAAGCTGTCCCGTAGCTTGCAGATTCGCAACAAGCTGCTGCGTCAAGGACTTGCAGAATGCTTGGGCACCCTCATCCTGGTGGTAAGTGGCCACCTGTTCTTTTGgttctatgttttttttatgaacatttgggctaagaaccttttcattgtagccatttttaaactttatacatCCATTTACATGTAGTGATTTAGAAGTTAAATAACTTAGAAAGTGTGCAAAAAGTGGAAGCCACATGGATACCCTGAGATTCTACATGGACCTacccttttaaaaaaggttccagagaagaaccacttttggttcccttaagaaccatgtttaaaaatgagatttttaagagtgaagaaccttttaaaagtaaaaagaaattttaactcaccaatttaagggttcttcctagaaTGTTTCCATtatgtggaagttctttaaactttaactttaaaggttcttcacacttagacatttcattttaaaaaagggttcaaAAGATATTTAGGGAACAAAAAGTGGTTTTTCCactgcaaataaaatgtttcaggATCTTTGTTTTACAGAGATGAGACAGGCACCTAGGCTTTTAacaaggttcctaaatggtttttGGCTTTGGTGTATGGATCTAGGAAAAAACCTAATTGTTGTAGAATCATTATATgcatctttaaagaaccatccaaaTCTCTTCCGAAAACAAAAAGTAGTTCTTTTGTGACAGAACATTTTGTGGCACCTTTAATTTTAATTACTTGGTCTTGTTAGATAAATGCAAGTGTATGCAAGCAAGTGAGCGTTGTTTATATAAGGAAACATTTACCATAAATGTTGAATGCAGAGGATAGATGTGCTTAAAAATGAAGAGCCAATGAGTGATTCTAGGATTTGGATGTGTTAATTGAGAATGAAATCAGCCTGCAATTTGCCTATTAGCCCTTAAAAACATTAGCTGATCATGAGAGCATCCACTTCAGCCTGTCCACTGTACAGCTGCTTCAGAGCTCATTTACCTAATCCAAGGTTAATCTATTCAAATGCAGAGTGGTTGTCAATATTGACAACATCATAGCTAAGAATTAAAATCTGTAGGATAAAAAATCTGCTCCTCTTgaattaattttatattattttttgagACTGAACCTGTGTCTGCCGCTATGCACACGCAATAGACCTGTATACAGTGTGACAGCATGAGCAGTGCTGGAGCTCTAACTTGAATAGAGCAGCGATAGAATCTCATTGTGCTTTCTGAGATGCATAAATACAGGCTCTTGGCATGCCTCcataaaaaacaacagaaaacacccTTCAGCTTTCTATCCTTTCGCCCACTGTTAAAACTGGAAGGCTCTAGATAAGAAGCAAGCTCACTAATGACATGGATGAAATCATTTAGCAAGTGTTATTACCTGTATGTGCCCTCCCATTTCCCATCTACCAGGACTGTGAATAAAATGAGCAGTTCTAAATTGGACAGCAAGGTTCCCCATTAGCAAACTTCCCTTTGTTGACGCACAGTGGTGCCGGACAggaactgtactgtactgtaatgtCTTTGAGAATCTTGCCTTTTTATgttctcttaaaaataaaggttccaatGGTGCTTCCTTGGTTCTAGGAAAAGAAAATTAGCAGAATATCTGCAAAATCTGTACaattcaatggttgagatgtaaacaaggtaattcatagtggtttgttGTTACAGGGTTTACTGTAGAGTAACTACAGTACTGACTCAGATTTGTGTTCCTACCCGTGATGTCTACAGTGCAGATATAGCTATTGTATTTGCAGCAAATGGGTTCTAATCAATCACCATGCAATAAGACACATGGCTGCACACTAACTGAGCCAGCGACTCGTGAATGTGCACAAGGGGAGTGTCCCCTACACAGTCACAGGTGGTTTTCTGGACATAGGTTAAACCTAGTCTTGGAACAAAGTGCAACATTAATCTTGACTCTGCAGTGACTAGAGGTTAATCTGCATCCGGGACACTGTAGGTGTCTCTGACAGAACATTCCTAAAAGGCATTTGCGCTCATTTCTCCTTGGTATATTTGTGATGGATGGTGTCGTTTCACAAAGACGAAGTTTGCTAACTTTATTGAGTGTTGTATATGGTGGAGAGCAGAGCTAAAGGAATGTGTGGTACTGGGTGGTGCCAAAATAGGTGGAGTGAGGATTGACATTAAATATGAGTCTGGGGCCAAAAGTAGGAGGCTTTTCAGGGCAGTTTTCAAACACTATTTACCTTGGATATTTTGGGGATAAATAATTCTTTTCTAAACCAtttcagggtcgcggggggctgctggaggctatcccagcagtcactccacacagaaaggaccgaggccacccggccggggaatcgaacccagacccttctcgCTGTGAAGCATCACCGTGCCGCccatatataatgatataaaaaaaaaaaaacatttgaatagaTGGCACAGTATGCAGCAAAGAAAGCTTATTGATAAGTATATATACAAATTATTGATGAATGTGTGCAAATATCTTTCATTAAAATTGAAATAATTAGCATTACTGAGGcagaaaaaacaactaaatatgcAAAAAACCCTAAAGTATAGTGCATACACTTAAGTCACCCTGGAAATCATGAAATACTAATACTTATAAATATAatcttattaaaataatttttccacacattttaatcatcagattcatctacGCAGATAGAAAGCATTTTTTTGCATGCAAAAATGTGTGATTGCAcacaattatacatttccaccagaggtttccaaatctccaaatcttacatagtgcagctttaagaaaGAGAACTGTGGTCTAACTTCAAACAGCATTGTCCTGGTGTTGCAGCTGTAGCAGGTTTTTCCAAACAGAGTGGTGCACAGACAGCTTATGCATTCAAACAGAAAATGTTTCCTGTCCCTACAGatattttttcagaaaaaataaGTCCCAGTTTACATGATTGCATTTGTATAACTCCTGAATTTGTACCAACGTGTGTGGTCCTGTTGCTTTCTCAATGACTTCTGGGggaccaaaacaaaactcaGGAATGATTAAATGAGCAATCATGATTCTGTCATTCTACTAAATAACTGCAAAAAGCAATGATGCAATACATCAGGGTGCCATAAATGAGAGCACCACACCCTGTGTATTGGTTACAGGTGTTTTGCAGTCCTATATCAGTGGAATATTATGTAATGTATATGAATGGAACATTATGTGGCTTGCATCACACTGTGGGAGCATAAATTAGTGAGTTCTTGCAAACAGCATGGGCACATTCTCTCCCACCACACAAGATCAGTACTGGAAGGGATAAGAAATTCAAGCATGTAAGAATTTAagagaaattaaaaatgttAGGATACTACAACAATGTATAGCTTTCATGTAGGAGTAAATATGATTAGAGGcatttacaataaaatgaacatgaCAGACCCACCAGCATCAATTCCAACAAAATATTTGAACTCAAATAAAGTTTTTAATCAACAGCTAAACTGAAAGCTGTGTaaagcattaaaaatattaCTCACTGAAAGACATATATAAGTAGGTAGGAAATTAAAGTGAAAAGGACTTTTGTGGTAGTTGTTTGTCAAGAGGCCTCgagataagcagcacttaatGCCATTACAACTTGAGATGGTTCGGAAAGGTGAAAGAGTGCTCACACTGCCATCAAACACCTCTGCAGTGCCAATGAACAGTCTGTCTTTGTTTGTGCGTTGGTGTGCACAATCGTCTACTCAAATGTGGCAATTAAGGCGTCATCCATGGCCTAACCAGGGTGGCTTATCTGAGGAAGGTCATTTCTGCTAGTGAAAGTGGGCATTGTGCAgattatatatacaaaataaatagatttatttCCACATATCTCCATAACCCTGTGCTTAGTGGCATGCAGTAAAGGCACATGAAATAGATAGCAAAGTGCTTGGCCCTGGCAACATTCCTTAAGAAGTGTTTCTTCACATTTGAACAATTAAAGGATTTTTCTGGAACTGAAACATGAACCAGTTAATTACATTTGGCACCAAAGGTATCTGAAGTGATATTCAATACACACAATTGAAACAATTTAGTTTTTTAACAGGGCTTAAGTGCTTATTGGTATAGTTTTCATTTAGGGgcagggtggggtgggggtagGGTGTAGAGCATGTCCCcaatacttttcaaaatttagcttttgtgtttgtttttgtgcagaAATGGGGCAGTACATACGCAATAATGTCACAACCATATTGTCAGATGACTGCTTAAAAACTGCAACATTAGGCAGATGTCTACATTTGATTTTTGAACCAGTATTtgattacatatttattatgttccagtagagcagaatgtttaggctGGGCTACTGGGctaaaatatctatattttatttgctttcctGCATTCATAACTTCACAAATAAATGGTACACATCTCCATAATGCTAATCCTAGTAGATTTGTGtcaatttttacatttcataaacatTAATGTATTGCACTGTAGGATATGTACCTGAAAAATATTGAATCTCGGCCCACAAATCCATTGTCAGAGCAGTCATACATATAACATGGGTTGATTGATCTGACATCATGTAAAAAATGTTAGCTGCTGTAGCAACAACATGAGCTTTTCATATACCAAAATAGTTCTTCTTGGTAATCTTGTTTCTACaagtttaaaatgattaattagTTAGTTTTGCTAACAATAATAGAAGCCTAAAATGAGCCCAATGTAAATATCTACATTGGCTAGCTAGATCGCTTAGCTTTTTTTGTTATGGGGGTTCAGAGGAGAGAATCTGAATCTGTAGCATTAAAACAGGACAATTAGAGCATGTGTTCAAAGTAATGCTCGCTCTACCACATTATAAAGTGGCTTCAGAAATGTCACACCTTTGCAGTTCCTCTATGCCTTGCAATTGTTTACCACCACCTTAgcatgaaaatgagaaaatagcTCTCAGTTCAAACCTCTTCCTGCTACACTGCTACAGTCATTGGATACTACATTGTCTAAACCAGGCCGAACAAACCTTCCTCTGTCTTCCTCCTATCAGGGACAGAGTGTCAGAGCTGCACTTCCTGTTGTGAAATGTGGCTGTTAAGTACCTTGTGTCTTGATGATCACATGAAGCACAAATGAGGTCCAGCAAGTGCTAAAACATGTAAAGTTTGAGGTGAAGTAAATCTGATCCTGAGAACCCAAAGTACGGAACGCTTTGATCAGCCCATAAGATCTAAGGCTCCATACCTGCTGTTTAAGATGGAACATTCTGTTCTTTGACATAAACTTGGATCAAACAAACTCCATGGACCACCTTGTTCCCCCTAGGTCTGATACAAGCCAGAAGAAGAATCTGGCATACTACTTCAAGCTCTTGGAAGCTGGAGAAAAGTGGTTTGCCAGAGTTGTCAAAAGCTTCTCAGTTAAAGATGAGACAAGTGACTCACTTCAGGTTAAACTCACAAAAGTAAAGTAAACTCCCGACAAACAAGTATCTATCTTTTTTCTTACCTGTTGGAAATAAAGAGTTGTTGTCCCAGGCCTACATATTAAGGCCTATCATTCAGTAACGACGGGAACTTCAATGTAAAcaggttgagctattcttaagttatagaagtgtataataagaCTTTAGACGGTGGCCCCATGGCCATGTAAGGCTTAATAGCAGACCTTTCACTACCCGGCCCAAACATTCCAAATATGGACACTAAgttgcatttaaaatgaactgtttttgtgacatcatctACTTACTCAGCCTagcagcttagccccacccatttatgCTGAAGCAAGTTTTAGCTTGGactgcttttgaatgaggcacaatacagggcagccaatcagaacggagGTCATGTACATGTGTCCATCATCAATGTTGCACAACAAAAGCTTCCTGTGTAATTCtataaaaatatacagacattggaaaatgtacatttttacatcacCATTTTTCACTGCCCTGTATGCCCTgtatgtttttggtacataaacccacacaattAACACAAGTGGATCTTTTAGGAGACAAGAAGGAATCTAATTCCAATTATATAACTTTTTTATTATAACCTAGTTATAATTTATTATGCAAGTGGTTTGACATGCATGATAACTGCATATCTCCATTCAAGAATAGCAACTAATTCAGGTACAGCAGTAGTAGGAAGGGTCGCTTCCAGAGGTTTTATCAGCCATATCAGCCATGTGGATCTTCTCTCTGTTGACATTCTTCCTCTGCAAGTTTTGTTCATTGCATTCCTGTGCACACATAACATAGCATTATCCAACTATGAAACGCATTATTGTGGGTCTGGACGCTTCCTTCTGCAAAGACCACATATGAGTGCACAAATACAGCCTTTCTAAATGCAGCCTATGTGCAGTGGAGCTCATGTTGTTTTGTCTGGTTTTGCCTTTCTTCTATCTGTAGATGTTTGGCTGTGGTTCGGTGGCTCAGCTAAAGCTTAGCGACGAAAAGCACGGCATCTTCCTAGGTGTGAACTTAGCCTTCGGATTCGCGGCCACTCTCGGAATCCTGGTGTGTGGACAGGTCTCAGGTACCTAAACCCTGCTAAAATTGAACACTAAGCTGTGTAAGGCATGGTCTTTTTCTTATTGCTTCTGGAATGTTTTTATCATTCACTTTGACAACTTTTGCCAACCCCACAGGAGGCCATCTAAACCCAGCTGTCACCTTTGCCCTCTGCCTCCTTGGGAGGGAAAAATGGAGGAAGTTCCCTGTGTACTTTCTCTTCCAGACCCTTGGTGCCTTTTTGGGTGCTGGTATCATCTTTGGCATGTACCATGGCAAGTATCAGGAAAATAACCTGGCAAAATAGAAGTTTGTTCTAAGACAGTTTTGTTtatgaaatgttgtttttaatttattttatcctGTTTTTTAAAGATGCTCTGGTGAcatatgaacacacacataaagaatTACCTGTTGGAATTTTCGCTACCTACCCCGGCGAGCATCTGAGTATTGTCAATGGATTTTTTGATCAGGTTAGTGATTGCAACAATACAGCCTCTTGTATCATAAGTTATTAGAGTGATACAAGTGAAATGATGTCAGAGTAAGGGGAGCACAGTGTCCTACCTTTTCAGTTAGAAGTTTTGGGTCTGAAGTAGAAATTAATTGAATGTTTACAACTGTCTCATTCTTTGTGTGCAAAGTGCTGAACGTATAGCGCTGCAGAGTTCAGACCTGGCAATTAGTCTAGCTCTGCTCTGGATGCCTGGTATATAGCTTAGCTCAGTTCCACCTTGTGATTGCCCTGCCCTTCTCAGGGCAATCAAAAAAGATACAAGTGAAAATAGTTAAACACATATAACTTTGCAACTGTCCAACTTTGGCTCACTGactgttattatttttcttttgcagCTGATCGGCACAGCTGCACTGATAGTTTGTGTCCTGGCCATCGTGGACCCCTTCAACAACCCCATCCCACAAGGACTTGAGGCTTTCACTGTGGGGTTCACTGTACTTGTCATTGGTCTATCCATGGGCTTCAACTCTGGTTATGCTGTAAACCCAGCCAGAGACCTGGGACCTCGGCTTTTTACTGCCATTGCAGGCTGGGGCTATGAAGTCTTTGTGTAAGTCAATCTATACCAAGCTTAGTTCTTTCATTGTAATGAATCAATTTCAATtgtcctgttcttttttttcaaatgttttatgataaaaGACGGTCAGAGTGTGGTGAGTTGCAGTATAGCTTTATCTGTTTAGCAAGAGTGACCATCGCATATAAAAGGAAGTCACCTAGCACTGCTGTATAATGTCCTGATATAGGACATGGACTATGCACAGATTTTGAGACACACACTTTTCATTTGTGCATCTTAAAGCCATAGATGCTGCGTTTTCTGGCATTACAAATTGTCCAAATTCATAGCCATTGCAATAGAGGCAATCTGTGAGCAATGCCCGATGCAATCAACAATTGGCTCAGGCCTACCACCCAGAATTCCTTTTCAATTGAATTTCTTGGAAAATTAAGCTGAGCTTGCCTTAAACCATATGTTGAAGGAATGGTCCGAACTCCACGCGGAACCATCAATTGAAAGTTtctttagggaaaaaaaaaacaaaaaaaacccaagaaCCCAGTCCCTATGAATCCTAGTTTAAGCGGGTGGAGATATGGCAACCATCCATAGTAAAGCTTTAACCGTGAGCCAGAATGTATGATTCAAATTCTCTTTTCTTTGAAGTTCTTTTACCTAATATcaaggaataaataaaaattcctCTTCACTAATTACAATATACAGGCCGCCAGGGccgtattctcagttcttacaggaattctctgagtttctattttttaagtttaacaacattttcaagtaaaataataattgtcgGAGCAGAAATAAACAATCccattctgtcaataataaactcctctcttagccttggatacatccccaaaactcaAACTGGCAGTAATAAGACCTCAGAAAACACAGCATAAATTGATCAAACACAGCAAGATTGaggtctgtataaaagacataaaagactggatgtcaagTAACTTTCTCCTACTTAACTCGGAGGATAAATCAGAGGttctgcttcttggtccaaaagcagctagaaacaaactgtttaacttaacacttaaacttaacaatatctcagttgcatcaagctcacTGGTAAAAAACCTTGGTGTGATTACAGACattgatctgtccttcgacgcacatataactaatatcactacccaaacagcttctgttcttctaCCCAAACACTACCCAAACAGCTTCTTCCATCTCTgtaatattgctaaattaagaaatgcattatctctacaggatgcagaaaagctagttcatgcattagattactgtaatgccctgctgtctggatgttccagcaaaatccttaacaagcttcagctagtccagaacgctgcagccgcGGTCCtaacaagaaccagaaagtttgaccatattagtccagttttatcgacgctgcactggttaccagttaaatttcgcattcattataaaattctattactcaCATAtgaagctctaaacggactcgcccctcagtacctgagtgaacttctctcctactatgaaccatcacgcctacttagatcacaaggtgctgaaTCACTACtcgtacctagaattaataaagttacctCAGGGTGAGAGCTTTTTCATACAAAGCTCaccagctttggaataatctttttgttaatgttcgggaatcagacacagcctgtCTTTAAGTCTGGGCTAAAagcttacttgtatagtcaagcctttggtaattagttttcCCTGTACAatctagacctgccggagtctctgctgctcttttATACTGTAAT
This sequence is a window from Pygocentrus nattereri isolate fPygNat1 chromosome 20, fPygNat1.pri, whole genome shotgun sequence. Protein-coding genes within it:
- the aqp3a gene encoding aquaporin-3a is translated as MGKQKIFLDKLSRSLQIRNKLLRQGLAECLGTLILVMFGCGSVAQLKLSDEKHGIFLGVNLAFGFAATLGILVCGQVSGGHLNPAVTFALCLLGREKWRKFPVYFLFQTLGAFLGAGIIFGMYHDALVTYEHTHKELPVGIFATYPGEHLSIVNGFFDQLIGTAALIVCVLAIVDPFNNPIPQGLEAFTVGFTVLVIGLSMGFNSGYAVNPARDLGPRLFTAIAGWGYEVFVKGNCWFLVPIFAPFLGTIVGVIVYQLMVGWHVEGEVRDKKKTTEDNVKLNDVNDITAP